A window of Streptomyces sp. NBC_01241 genomic DNA:
GGCCCGGCGTTCCCCCTCGACGGTGCTTGTCTGGTGTGCGTTGCTGGTCCTCAACGCCATCGTCAACAACCCGATTTCCAATGCTCGTTACTGGTTCGTGACCGTACTGGTCTCGCTCCTGTTCACCGCGTTCCCGAGCAGCGCGGCAATGTACCGCTCGGTGCTGGCCACGGGGGTGATCGGGGCGTTGGTGCTGTTCCCGTACGCGGACCGGTTCCGCTACGACAGCCCCGGGTACCGGCCGGTGGATTCGTCGTCGGTCTTCGAGCCGCTGGCCACCAAGGACTACGACCAGGCGGTGATGTTCGCCAACACCGTCTCCTGGGTCGACACCCGGGGCCACACCTATGGGCGTCAACTGGCGGGCTCCGCACTGTTCTTCGTGCCCCGGTCGGTGTGGAGCGGCAAGCCGGATGACACCGGGGTGCGCGTCGGCCAGTGGATGGGGATGAACATGACCAATCTGTCGGCGCCGCTGTGGACCGAGCTCTGGGTCGACTTCGGCGCTCCGGGCATGGTCGGTGCGTTCGCACTGATCGGGTACGCCGCGGCACGCACCGACCGGCGTTACGCGCGCGCCGTCTCCCGGGACGGTCCGGGCCCAGGCAGTGTTCTGGCGATCGCCGCTCCGCTGATCGCCGGGTACACCTTCATCCTGTTGCGCGGGCCGCTGTTGCAGTCCGTCGGGAAGCTGGCGATCGCGGCCCTGTGTCTGCTGCTGGTCACCAGTTTCAGGAGCCGGAGCGGATGGCGCGCGCGCTGACGGGCGGCTGGTCGCCCGCGGTGCGGCGGCTCAGCCGGGTCACCCGGGTCCAGGTGGCCACCGCCTTGCAGACGGATCCCAGGCACAGACCCCAGGCCGCGCCCGGCACCCCGCCGAGCACATAGCCGCCGGTGAGGAAGGCCACGGCGGCGAGTGAGAAGACCACCTGGATGGCGAGGGTGGTACGGGGGTCGAGCATCCGCAGGGCCAGCAGTCCGCAGGTGCCGACGGCCATCGCCGCGTACTGACTGCCGGTCGCGGGGAGCAGGGCGGCCGCCGTGGGCCAGGTGTCGCCGAGCAGATGGCGGCCGATCCCGTCGGGCAGCAGGGCGAGCGCGGTGGCCCAGGCGGCAGCCGTGACGGCCAGGACGGCGGCGAGGGTCGCCGTGGCGCGTACCCTGCGCCGTTCGGAGGAGAGCCGTCCGAGCAGCGGCGGGCCGAAGCCGGTGGCCGAGGTGAACAGCACGTTCAGCGGTCCGAAGAGAGTGGTCGCGCCGCGCAGGGCGCCGACCACCAGCGGGTTGCCGACCGTGCCGAGCGCGAGTACGGAGAGCTGACTGGTGGCGTTTCCCACGCCGAACTCCACCACGAAGCGCCACCCCAGATGTCCTCGCCGCAGCAGGGCCGTGAGCCGCAGCGGTGTTCCGGCCACTCTGCGGTGCAGCAGGGCGGCCGACAGCAGCAGGGCCGGCAGCGCGGACAGTCCCCAGACGGTGACGAGCCGGGCGGCCGGGGCGCCGTGGGGCTGCGTGGCCAGCGCGCCCAGCACACAGGCCAGTCTGAGCACGTCACCCGCCAGTGCCAGCTGCGGCAGGTGCAGGGTGGAGAAGGCGTACCGCATGGTGTCCTGCCCCAGCACCACCGGCAGAACCAGTCCCAGCATCATCAGGGCACGGGCGGTGGCGCCCGGCAGCGGCAGGCAGACGGCGGCGAGCAGGGCGCCGAGCCCGGCCGCGGCGAGCAGGGTGAAGGTGACCGCGGACCGGCACGCGCCGCCCACTTCGTCGCTCTCGCCGCGCCGCAGGACGAGCGGCTGCCCGGTGTAGGCACCGAAGACGCCCAGCAGGACGGTGAAGACCAGATAGACCGCCGAGAAGCGGGCGAAGTCGGCCACGGTGGAGAGCCGGGCGGCGGCCACCAGCACCAGGATGTTGGTGAGCGCCGCGACGCCCTGGTCCGCGACCGAGCAGAGGATCGCGGTCCGTGCCCTCATCTGTGTTCCGCGGTGGAGTCGAAGGTGCGCAGGCCGAGGGTCTCGGCGGGGTCACCGGCGCGCTCGGGGCCGTGGCCGTCCTCGGCCCGGCCGGGCCGGTCCCCGCCCGCGCGGCGCTTGCCGGCCTTCTTGCGGGCCTTCTTGCGGGCCAGGCGCTCGTGGCGGCCTTGGCCGGGGTGCAGCAGGGCGCCGAGCACGGTGCCGCCGGCCGCTCCGATGATCTCGCCGATCCGTTCCAGGTCGCTGCGGTGCACCTCGCGGGGGTCGCAGACCACCATGACACCCTCCACCCGGTCGATCAGCGCGACGGCGTCGGCGTACGACAGCACGGGCGGAGCCAGCACGATGACGACGACGCCCGGCCGGTCGCCCTCGGAGACGATCCGTCCGACGGGCGCGGAGGTCAGGGCCCGCGGCACGTTGTCCGTGCGCCGGCCCGCTATCAGGGTGAAGGCGCCCGATCCGGGGACGTCCACGTTCATTCGGCTCCCCGACGGCCAGGGCCGTTCGCCCTCCGCCGCCCAGCGCGGCCGGGCGCCCTGCACGGCCGGGCCGAGGGCCCTGGCCAGGGACGGGGTACGCAGATCCGCCTCCATCAGGAGTACGTCCCGTCCCATCTCGGCGAAGGCCGCGGCCAGGTTGACGGCGGCGGCGGCCGGCGCGTCGCCGTCCCCGCGCGGGGACGTGACCAGGAGCCTGCGGCGCTGGGCGAACGACGGATCGTAGGCGAGCCGGAAGGCGACCGCCCGGTACTCCTCGGCGAGCCGGCTCCCGCTCCGCCCGATGGCGAGCAGCCCGCCCGCCGCTGCCCGCTCCCTGGGCAGGGTGCCGAGCAGCGGGGCGCCGAGCGAGCGGACCAGCTCCCGGGTGGAACGCACGGCCGGGTCGAAGACGAGCCGTACCCAGGACAGCAGCAGTCCGAGCGCGAGACCGACGACACCGCCGAGTCCCAGCAGCAGGGGAAGTCCCGCGCCGGTGGGCGCGGTGGGCGCGGCGGGCTTCTTGGTGAGGTAGCCGGGGGTCGTGTCCAGGGCGCGCAACTCGGAGATCTTCCGGCTCAGTTCGGAGATCGACACGACGAGGTTGGCGCGGGCGCTGGTCACGTCGTTGCTTCCGACGGACTGCTCGGCGAGTTGGTCGCGCTGTTCGGTGAGCGGCTTCAGCTGGGCGCGGTAGCCGTCGACCATGTTGGCGATGCTGTCCTCGGTGCGTTGCCGGCGGATCTCCAGGTAGGCGTCGGCGAGCGCCTGGGCCCGCGCCCTCGCGAGGGCGGGGGTGCGGCCGGTGTACGTGAAGCGGAGCACGAGGGTGTTGGGCGGGTTGGTGACCTGGAGGCCGGACAGCAGGGTCCCGACCTCCACCCGGTCGCCGCTCCTGGCCAGGGACCCGATGGCCAGGGTGCCGACGGTGTCGCTGACGGCGGTCTGCCGCTCGGAGCCGATGTTGATGCCCTTGTCGGCGGAGGCGCCCGCGGCGAAGGGGTCGGAGGCGGCGGACCGTACGACGACCTCGCCCGTCGACGTGTAGCTCTCCTCGCCGCTGAGGGCGAGCCAGCCGCCGCCGAGCAGTCCGAGGGCCACTCCGGAGGCGAGCAGTGCGCGGTAGCGCAGGAGCTGGCGGAACTGGTCCCGCAGCAGCGCGGGTTCGTCCTGGTCCTCCAGGGCGCGGATCGGCTGGGTCATCGGCGTGGTCTCCCTTGTGCGTCCGCGAGGACCTCGGTGAGCAGTGCGTCGAAGCGGGCGAGGCCCGCCTCCCGGCTCAGGTGTCGTGCGACGTACCGCGGCCCGTTGGCGCCGAGCCGGTCCGCCTCGGCCGGTGTTTCGGCGAGCTTGCGTACGGCCGAGAGCAGCGCGGCAGGGTCCTCCGGCGCGACGAGGATCCCGGCGCCGGACCGGTGGATCTCCTGGGCGGTGCCGCCCCCGTCGGCGACCGAGGCGACGACGGGGCGGCCCGAGACGAAGTACGAGGTGAGTTTGGACGGGACGCTCATGTCGAGCACGGACGCCCGCTGGGTCACCGCGAGTACATCGGCGGCGGCGAGAATGTCGGTGAACTCCTCGGAGGCGGCCGACGGCAGGAAATCGAGGTTGCGCAGGCCCGCCGCGCGCCCCAGCAGCGCCGCGCGCTGGTTCCCGTCCCCCATCAGCACGAAGCGGATCCCCGGTGCCAGCCGGGCCGCGTCGACGAGGACGTCCAGGCCCTGCTTGAGCCCCATGTTCCCGGAGTGCAGGACCACGGGGGCGCCCTCGCTCCAGCCGAGTCTCGCCCTCGTCCGGGCACGGTCGGCCGAAGGCGCCTGCACGTGCGACCAGTTGGGGACGAGACGGATGCGTGCGGGGTCCACGCCGTACGCGGTGACGCGCGGGACGAAGGTCTCGTGGATGACGCCGACGAGGGCGGCGCCGCGCAGCGCGTAACGTTCGGCCGCCGAGGCGACGGCCGCTGCCCGGCCACCGCCCCGGATTCCGCTCTGCGCGGCGGCGGCGCCCATCAGATCCTGCACGACCGGTATGTACGGCACGTTCCGGCGGCGGGCCAGCCGGGCCCCGATGACGCCGCCCGCGAGGCTGGGCAGCTGGGAGATCACCGCGTCCGGCGGGCGCGGAAGGGGCGGCCCCAGCAGTCCGTGCCCGAGCACCGTCGCCTCGAACGCGGCTCGGCGCAGGGCGCTCTGCCGGGACGGCACATAGTGTCTTCGCCGGTGGACGGTGACCCCGGCCCGCTTCTCGGTGACCCGCCACACGCCCCGGTACCCGGCCTCGGTCCGCCAGGACGGATAGTGCGGCATACCGGTCAGTACATGGGTCTCGGCCCCGGACGCGGCCCAGTGCTCGGCGAGCTGCGCGGCGTACGGTCCGATGCCCGTCAGCTCGGGCGCGTAGTTGGTCGAGACGAGCAGCAGCGTACGGCCCTCGAACGGTGTGTGACGGTCGGCATCGGACATGGACGCTCGCCTTCCCCCCGGAAAATCTGTGTTCCCCCAA
This region includes:
- a CDS encoding glycosyltransferase — its product is MSDADRHTPFEGRTLLLVSTNYAPELTGIGPYAAQLAEHWAASGAETHVLTGMPHYPSWRTEAGYRGVWRVTEKRAGVTVHRRRHYVPSRQSALRRAAFEATVLGHGLLGPPLPRPPDAVISQLPSLAGGVIGARLARRRNVPYIPVVQDLMGAAAAQSGIRGGGRAAAVASAAERYALRGAALVGVIHETFVPRVTAYGVDPARIRLVPNWSHVQAPSADRARTRARLGWSEGAPVVLHSGNMGLKQGLDVLVDAARLAPGIRFVLMGDGNQRAALLGRAAGLRNLDFLPSAASEEFTDILAAADVLAVTQRASVLDMSVPSKLTSYFVSGRPVVASVADGGGTAQEIHRSGAGILVAPEDPAALLSAVRKLAETPAEADRLGANGPRYVARHLSREAGLARFDALLTEVLADAQGRPRR
- a CDS encoding lipopolysaccharide biosynthesis protein produces the protein MTQPIRALEDQDEPALLRDQFRQLLRYRALLASGVALGLLGGGWLALSGEESYTSTGEVVVRSAASDPFAAGASADKGINIGSERQTAVSDTVGTLAIGSLARSGDRVEVGTLLSGLQVTNPPNTLVLRFTYTGRTPALARARAQALADAYLEIRRQRTEDSIANMVDGYRAQLKPLTEQRDQLAEQSVGSNDVTSARANLVVSISELSRKISELRALDTTPGYLTKKPAAPTAPTGAGLPLLLGLGGVVGLALGLLLSWVRLVFDPAVRSTRELVRSLGAPLLGTLPRERAAAGGLLAIGRSGSRLAEEYRAVAFRLAYDPSFAQRRRLLVTSPRGDGDAPAAAAVNLAAAFAEMGRDVLLMEADLRTPSLARALGPAVQGARPRWAAEGERPWPSGSRMNVDVPGSGAFTLIAGRRTDNVPRALTSAPVGRIVSEGDRPGVVVIVLAPPVLSYADAVALIDRVEGVMVVCDPREVHRSDLERIGEIIGAAGGTVLGALLHPGQGRHERLARKKARKKAGKRRAGGDRPGRAEDGHGPERAGDPAETLGLRTFDSTAEHR